The proteins below are encoded in one region of Candidatus Thermoplasmatota archaeon:
- the metG gene encoding methionine--tRNA ligase — MARIFIGVAWPYANGVIHVGGMAGCYLPPDIFARYHRMKGNDVLMVSGSDMHGTPTTVRAEEEGVEPKVIADRFHEINMRSLERFGLSFDLFLNTEHPTHLEVVKDFMLDLWEKGHIYESDMTLPFCENCSRYLPDRYVEGTCPHCGHVGARGDQCDECGKILDPEDLVDRYCVFCKGAPEMRTRGHLFFRLTAFEDQLKEYIKDKNHWRPNVLNFTRNWLENGLVDRPVSRDIKWGIPIPIKGHEDKMVYVWFEAFMGYFSMAVEWARRQGDPDAWKEYWQNPEARHYYFLGKDNIPFHAIFWPAVLMARGGLNLPYDIPANEFMRFEGAQFSKSRGVTLEIDKVLESFPADAVRYYLTVNMPENRDSDFTWKEFVTRNNTELLATYGNFAHRVLTFVNKHFGEVPPVVKTTTKDDEALERIEGTWKEVDDNLERVKLKDSMKKIMSLARFGNQYFDAVGPWTLVKVDKEACGTSLHVALRIVKALCVLSAPFLPFSSARLWKMLGYESDLNSQSWEEAVSDVEAGQKIGKPSPLFKKIELPEGEASVENLLDIRVGKVISIEDHPDAEKLYVMSIDLGDEKRQIVAGLKGYYTSEELMGKDLVMLCNLQPAKLRGVESNAMLMAAEDKEIVSVLLAEGSAPGTQVLGSKGLPVISFEDFKKLKIVVAEGEGGKKTAVVLDEGRTVPLKAEGSPVTLHRDVPAGSQVK; from the coding sequence GTGGCAAGGATATTCATCGGCGTCGCTTGGCCATATGCCAACGGCGTCATTCACGTCGGAGGAATGGCGGGGTGCTATCTCCCGCCCGACATATTCGCTAGATATCACAGGATGAAGGGAAACGACGTCCTGATGGTCTCCGGTTCTGACATGCACGGAACGCCCACCACCGTCCGCGCGGAAGAGGAGGGAGTGGAGCCCAAGGTGATAGCGGATCGCTTTCATGAGATCAACATGAGGAGCCTAGAGAGGTTCGGGCTAAGCTTCGATCTCTTCCTGAACACGGAGCATCCGACGCACTTGGAGGTGGTCAAGGACTTCATGCTGGACCTCTGGGAGAAGGGGCACATCTACGAGAGCGATATGACGCTGCCCTTCTGCGAGAACTGCAGCCGGTACCTCCCGGACAGGTACGTGGAGGGGACCTGCCCGCACTGCGGGCATGTGGGCGCCAGGGGGGACCAGTGCGATGAGTGCGGAAAGATACTCGACCCCGAGGACCTCGTTGATCGGTACTGCGTGTTCTGCAAAGGCGCTCCGGAGATGAGGACGCGCGGCCATCTCTTCTTCAGGCTCACGGCCTTCGAGGACCAGCTCAAGGAGTACATCAAGGACAAGAACCATTGGAGGCCCAACGTTCTGAATTTCACGAGGAACTGGCTGGAGAACGGGCTCGTGGACAGACCGGTCTCGCGGGACATCAAGTGGGGGATACCTATCCCGATCAAGGGCCACGAGGACAAGATGGTGTACGTCTGGTTCGAGGCCTTCATGGGATACTTCTCCATGGCCGTGGAGTGGGCGAGGAGGCAGGGGGACCCCGACGCGTGGAAGGAATACTGGCAGAATCCCGAAGCCAGGCATTACTACTTCCTGGGGAAGGACAACATACCTTTCCACGCCATCTTCTGGCCGGCCGTCCTGATGGCCCGCGGGGGCCTGAACCTGCCCTATGATATCCCCGCGAACGAGTTCATGAGGTTCGAGGGCGCACAGTTCTCGAAGTCCAGGGGCGTGACGCTTGAGATCGACAAGGTTCTGGAGAGCTTCCCCGCGGACGCGGTGAGGTACTATCTTACGGTCAACATGCCGGAGAACAGGGATTCGGACTTCACGTGGAAAGAATTCGTCACGAGGAACAACACCGAGCTGCTGGCGACCTACGGGAACTTCGCGCACAGGGTGCTGACGTTCGTCAACAAGCACTTCGGAGAGGTCCCCCCGGTCGTCAAGACGACAACGAAGGACGACGAGGCATTGGAGAGAATCGAGGGGACGTGGAAGGAGGTGGACGACAACCTCGAGCGGGTCAAGTTGAAGGACTCGATGAAGAAGATCATGTCCCTTGCGCGATTCGGGAACCAGTACTTCGACGCGGTCGGCCCGTGGACCCTCGTGAAGGTGGACAAGGAAGCTTGCGGGACGTCACTGCACGTCGCCTTGCGGATAGTGAAGGCCCTGTGCGTGCTCTCGGCTCCGTTCCTTCCGTTCTCGTCAGCCCGACTGTGGAAGATGCTCGGGTACGAATCGGACCTGAACAGCCAGAGCTGGGAGGAGGCGGTGAGCGACGTAGAGGCGGGCCAGAAGATAGGGAAACCCTCGCCGCTCTTCAAGAAGATCGAGCTTCCGGAAGGGGAGGCCTCTGTGGAGAACCTGCTCGACATCAGGGTCGGAAAGGTCATCTCGATCGAGGACCATCCTGACGCGGAGAAGCTGTACGTGATGTCCATTGACCTGGGTGACGAGAAGAGACAGATCGTTGCGGGCCTGAAGGGCTACTACACGAGCGAAGAGCTCATGGGAAAGGACCTGGTCATGCTCTGCAACCTTCAACCCGCCAAGCTCAGGGGCGTGGAATCCAACGCGATGCTCATGGCCGCGGAGGACAAGGAGATCGTGTCCGTTCTTCTCGCGGAGGGGTCTGCCCCGGGAACCCAAGTTCTGGGGAGCAAGGGTCTTCCGGTGATCTCGTTCGAGGACTTCAAGAAGCTCAAGATCGTCGTGGCCGAGGGAGAAGGCGGGAAGAAGACCGCAGTTGTCCTCGACGAGGGGAGAACCGTCCCGCTCAAGGCAGAAGGGAGCCCCGTCACGCTGCACAGGGACGTTCCGGCAGGATCTCAGGTCAAGTGA
- a CDS encoding CehA/McbA family metallohydrolase, with product MKMDLHIHSAFSSDGREKPKDIVTYARKMRLDGIAILDHNEIRGSLRAYEMCKGFDDFLVVRGIEVSTEAGHIVAYGVDELIPTHLTIEETAEKIRDLGGISVAPHPHRFWSGIGGKSVTAESFAAVEVQNARCTERNNKRSRRLADRLHLGQTGGTDSHALSEIGKAYTLLKGNPASEDDVIEEIVKRRTTAEGENRQMRETLDYVYSSVTKWMKRGMKKI from the coding sequence ATGAAGATGGACCTACACATACACTCTGCGTTCTCATCGGACGGCAGGGAGAAGCCCAAGGACATCGTGACCTACGCAAGGAAGATGAGGCTGGATGGGATCGCCATCCTGGACCACAACGAGATCCGCGGGTCCCTGAGGGCCTATGAGATGTGCAAGGGGTTCGACGACTTCCTGGTTGTCAGGGGCATTGAGGTGTCGACCGAGGCGGGTCACATCGTCGCCTACGGCGTGGATGAGCTGATACCCACACATCTGACCATCGAGGAGACGGCGGAGAAGATCAGAGACCTTGGCGGGATCTCGGTCGCACCGCACCCGCATAGATTCTGGTCCGGGATTGGCGGGAAATCCGTCACCGCGGAGAGCTTCGCGGCGGTCGAGGTCCAGAACGCCCGCTGCACTGAGAGGAACAACAAGAGGTCCAGGAGGCTCGCGGACAGGCTCCACCTGGGCCAAACGGGCGGTACGGACTCCCACGCCCTCAGTGAGATCGGAAAGGCGTACACGCTGTTGAAGGGCAACCCTGCAAGCGAGGACGACGTGATCGAGGAGATTGTGAAGCGCAGGACGACCGCTGAGGGGGAGAACAGGCAAATGCGGGAGACACTGGACTACGTCTACTCATCCGTCACAAAGTGGATGAAAAGGGGCATGAAGAAAATCTAG
- a CDS encoding roadblock/LC7 domain-containing protein, translated as MVDVEAIEKILDEVKSLEGISSLILVSRTGVHIAGDLPEGAHVETFVAMFAILLGAAETATSELNEGLRNIGICLESTQVLVVSDGPKALYVVIASRDIDESKIIDELNKRTEELQQHL; from the coding sequence ATGGTAGACGTCGAGGCGATCGAGAAGATTTTGGACGAAGTGAAAAGTCTCGAGGGGATCTCGAGCCTGATTCTGGTCTCACGCACGGGGGTGCACATCGCGGGGGATCTTCCCGAGGGTGCGCACGTGGAGACGTTCGTCGCCATGTTCGCCATCCTTCTCGGTGCCGCTGAGACGGCGACTTCCGAGCTGAACGAGGGTCTCAGGAACATCGGGATCTGCTTGGAGAGCACGCAGGTCCTGGTCGTCAGCGACGGGCCGAAGGCGCTGTATGTCGTGATCGCCTCCAGGGACATCGACGAGAGCAAGATAATCGACGAGCTGAACAAGAGGACCGAGGAGCTTCAGCAGCACCTCTAG
- the ribH gene encoding 6,7-dimethyl-8-ribityllumazine synthase: protein MNLGIIVSEFNFDITMDMLERAKDHAAFLGATVKKVVKVPGVYDTPIALKKLLSRKDIDGAVVLGAVIEGETEHDEIVMGQASRKITDLSVEFDKPVGLGITGPGMGRLQAEARIERAKTAVESAVKLHSRLKEI, encoded by the coding sequence ATGAACCTAGGAATAATCGTGAGCGAGTTCAACTTCGACATCACCATGGACATGTTGGAGAGAGCCAAGGACCACGCGGCCTTTCTTGGGGCCACGGTCAAGAAGGTTGTGAAGGTGCCCGGTGTCTATGACACACCCATAGCCCTGAAGAAGCTCCTCTCCAGGAAGGACATCGATGGCGCTGTCGTGTTGGGCGCGGTAATCGAGGGGGAGACGGAGCACGACGAGATCGTGATGGGTCAGGCGAGCAGGAAGATAACCGACCTCTCCGTTGAGTTCGACAAGCCAGTGGGCCTTGGGATCACAGGTCCGGGAATGGGAAGACTGCAGGCCGAGGCCAGGATAGAGAGGGCGAAGACGGCCGTGGAGAGCGCCGTCAAGCTGCACAGCCGCCTTAAGGAAATCTAG
- the ribC gene encoding riboflavin synthase has product MKRIGIADTTFARFDMAASAVDELKQLGAGYKIIRYTVPGIKDLPVATKMLFEEQSCDIVMALGMPGAQPIDKQCAHEASLGLIQTQLLTNHHIIEVFVHEDEGKNEKELAWLADRRTREHAENVFNLLFKPEKLRRKAGKGARQGFEDAGPLEV; this is encoded by the coding sequence GTGAAGCGGATTGGCATAGCGGACACGACGTTCGCACGATTCGACATGGCCGCGAGCGCGGTCGACGAGCTCAAGCAGCTCGGCGCCGGGTATAAGATCATCCGCTACACGGTCCCGGGGATCAAGGACCTCCCCGTTGCCACCAAGATGCTGTTCGAGGAACAGAGCTGCGACATAGTAATGGCCCTGGGGATGCCCGGGGCACAGCCCATCGACAAGCAGTGTGCCCATGAGGCCTCGCTGGGTCTCATTCAGACGCAGCTTCTTACGAATCACCACATCATAGAGGTCTTCGTCCACGAGGACGAGGGCAAGAACGAGAAGGAATTGGCATGGCTCGCCGATAGAAGGACACGTGAGCATGCCGAGAACGTCTTCAACCTACTCTTCAAGCCCGAGAAGCTCAGGCGGAAGGCCGGCAAGGGCGCGAGGCAGGGGTTCGAGGACGCAGGACCTTTGGAGGTATGA
- a CDS encoding FAD synthase produces the protein MVRVMASGVFDLLHTGHLHYLEEAKKLGDELIVVVARDSTVRKEKHEPITTEDVRCELVNALKPVDEAVLGKEGDMFDVVEGIKPDIIALGYDQKHDEEAIRAELEKRGLGVEVVRLSKLGTDLDGTRKIIQKVVAWYKVKAKLDAIEGRM, from the coding sequence ATGGTCAGAGTAATGGCATCAGGCGTTTTCGATCTGCTTCACACAGGTCATCTGCATTATCTCGAGGAAGCCAAGAAGCTCGGGGACGAGCTCATCGTCGTCGTGGCAAGGGACTCGACCGTGAGGAAGGAGAAGCACGAGCCCATAACAACTGAGGACGTGAGGTGTGAGCTCGTCAACGCATTGAAGCCGGTCGACGAGGCCGTCCTGGGAAAGGAAGGCGACATGTTCGATGTCGTCGAGGGAATCAAGCCCGACATCATCGCGCTAGGATATGACCAGAAGCACGACGAGGAGGCGATAAGGGCGGAGCTCGAGAAGAGGGGGCTCGGCGTCGAGGTCGTGCGCCTGTCCAAGCTCGGTACGGACCTGGACGGAACTCGGAAGATAATCCAGAAGGTCGTCGCCTGGTACAAGGTCAAGGCGAAGCTGGATGCAATCGAGGGTCGAATGTGA
- the ribB gene encoding 3,4-dihydroxy-2-butanone-4-phosphate synthase: protein MTHPEVEKAIEDLQCGKVVLVFDAEGREEETDLTIASQFVTPDIIRTMRKDGGGLICVTVPPETKKRLGLPFLADLLWNEGSDVPVLRSLVPNDIPYDEKSAFGITINHRKTYTGITDSDRALTISKFANFAKRVESLDGETAINEFGREFRSPGHVSLLNVANPVLRSRRGHTELCTALVAMAGLTPSATICEMMDDGGRARSKEDARRYANERDLVFLEGHQVVEAWKEWSE, encoded by the coding sequence ATGACGCATCCAGAAGTCGAGAAGGCGATCGAGGACCTGCAGTGCGGGAAGGTGGTTCTCGTGTTCGATGCCGAGGGGCGGGAAGAAGAGACCGACCTCACGATCGCGTCACAGTTCGTCACACCCGACATCATAAGGACGATGAGGAAGGACGGCGGCGGGCTGATATGCGTCACGGTCCCCCCGGAAACGAAGAAGAGACTGGGTCTGCCCTTTCTCGCGGACCTGCTGTGGAACGAGGGGAGCGATGTTCCAGTTCTGAGGAGTCTTGTACCGAACGACATCCCATACGATGAGAAGTCAGCGTTCGGGATCACGATAAATCACCGGAAGACGTACACTGGGATCACGGATTCGGACAGGGCGCTGACCATATCGAAGTTCGCGAATTTCGCCAAGCGTGTCGAGTCGCTCGACGGGGAGACGGCAATCAACGAATTCGGGCGGGAATTCCGCTCGCCGGGCCACGTGAGCCTCCTGAACGTCGCCAACCCAGTACTCCGGTCCCGAAGGGGCCACACGGAGCTGTGCACCGCTCTGGTAGCGATGGCGGGATTGACCCCGAGCGCCACGATATGCGAGATGATGGACGACGGGGGAAGGGCGCGCAGCAAGGAAGATGCAAGACGATACGCGAACGAAAGGGATTTGGTCTTCCTCGAAGGACATCAGGTAGTGGAGGCGTGGAAGGAATGGTCAGAGTAA